GGGCTCGGATCGAGTGCGACCAGGTCGCGCGCCCGACCGTCTCCATCACGGCGTCGACCTTCACGGGCAGCCGCGCACCGGACTCGAACACCTCGTGCGCGCCGAGCTCGAGCGCCTTCGCGCGCTTCGCCTCGTCACGGCTGGTGGCGAGCACCCGCAGCCCGCCGGCGCGGGCCAGCGCGATGAGCGCGGTCGCGACACCCCCGCCGGAGCCCTGCACCAGCACGGTGTCGCCGGCCGTCAGCCCGCCCTGCGTGAAGAGCATCCGGTACGCCGTGAGCCAGGCCGTCGGGAGGCACGCGGCCTCCTCGAACGACAGCGAGGCCGGCTTGGGCACCACGTTGCGCCGCGGGACGACGACCCGCTCGGCCAGCGTGCCCTGGTGGCGCTCCGACAGCAGCGACCGCCGGGGGTCGAGCGTCTCGTCGCCGGTCCAGTCCGGGTCGGAGATCACGGCGTGGACCACGACCTCGTTGCCGTCCTCGTCGTACCCCGCGGCGTCGCAGCCGAGGATCATCGGCAGCGCCTCGGCCTTGAGACCGACACCGCGCAGCGACCACAGGTCGTGGTGGTTGAGCGAGGCCGCCTTGACGGTGACCGTGGTCCACCCGTCGGGGGCGACGGGGTCGGGTCGCTCCCCGATCACGAGGCCGGTCAGCGGGTCGTCGGCGGAACTGGCGAAGGAGTCGGCGTAGACGGCAAGCACGTCACCGACCCTAGCGATCCGAGTCCGCGCCCGGGCACCCCGTTCGGAGGGTGGATCAGATCCGCGCGACGCCGTCCCGACGGGCGGCCTCCGCGACCGCGGCGGCGACCGCCGGACCGACCCGGGGGTCGAACGGCGACGGGATGACCAGGTCCTCGGACAGGTCGTCGCCGACCAGCGCGGCGAGCGCGTCGGCGGCGGCCACCTTCATGCCCTCGGTGATGGCGCTGGCGTGGACGTCGAACGCGCCCCGGAAGATGCCCGGGAAGGCCAGCACGTTGTTGATCTGGTTGGGGAAGTCCGAGCGACCGGTCGCGACGACCCGGGCGTGGCGGTGCGCCACGTCGGGGTGCACCTCCGGGTTCGGGTTGGCCATCGCGAAGATGATCGCGTCGTCGGCCATGGTGGCGACGACCTCCTCGGGCACGGTGCCGCCGGAGACGCCGATGTAGACGTCCGCGCCGTCGAACGCCTCGGCGAGGGTGCCGCGGCGGCCGCACTGGTCGGCGGTGAGCTCGGCGAGGGCCTTCTTCGACGCGGTCAGGTCCGTGCGGTCGGAGCTGACGACGCCCTTGCGGTCGGTGACCGCGATGTCCCTGATGCCGGCCGCGAGCAGGATCTTCGCGATCGCCACCCCGGCGGCGCCCGCGCCGGAGATGACCACGCGGGTCGACTCGGCGGTGCGGCCGGTGAGCTTGAGCGCGTTGACGAGCGCGGCGAGGGTCACCACGGCGGTGCCGTGCTGGTCGTCGTGGAAGACCGGGATGTCGAGGGCCTCCTTGAGCCGGTCCTCGATCTCGAAGCAGCGCGGCGCGGAGATGTCCTCGAGGTTGATGCCGCCGAAGCTCGGCGCGAGCCGGACCACCGTCTCGATGATCTCCTCGACGTCGGTGGTCGCCAGGCAGATCGGGATGCCGTCGACGCCGCCGAACTGCTTGAACAGGACGGCCTTGCCCTCCATGACCGGCATCGCGGCGGCCGGGCCGATGTCGCCGAGGCCGAGGACGGCGGTGCCGTCGGTGACGATCGCGACCGTGTTGGGCACCCAGGTGTAGTGCCGGGTCAGGCCGGGATCGGCGGCGATCGCCTCGCACACCTCCGCGACGCCGGGGGTGTAGGCGAGGGAGAGCTGGTCGCGGGTGCCGACGTCGGCCGTGGGTACGGTCGCCATCTTCCCGCCGAGGTGCAGATCGAAGACCGGCTCACCCGCGCGCGGGTGGGGGGAAAGAACGTCAGCCACGGTCATTCATCCTTTCACATCCGCGAACCGGCCCCATGTCCGGGGCCGCGGCCACACCCGCGCCCGGACCACGCCCAGGACGGCGTCGTCCGGGACCGGCCCGCGATGCCGCGAGTCCACGCCCACCTCCGGATTGTCGCCGCGCAGCCACCAGCCGCTCCCCCGGCGCTCGATCGCCCGCTTGACCACGAGCGTGCCGTCGGCGAACCGGGCCACGACGACGCGACCGGGCCGCACGCGGGCGCCGTACACGACGAGGAGCCGGTCGGCGGGCCGCAGCGTCGGGAGCATCGAGTCACCGCGCACCACGGCGAAGCCGAGCCGACGGCGTGCCCTACCGGGACGCCTCCCTCCCGCCACCGCGTCGGCCATGACGAGTAGTGTCGCAGGCAGCACGTACCCATCTGCTGGACCATCCGCCGAAACAACAGAGAGGACCGACATGTTCTCCCGTCTCACGACCCGCTTCGTCGCCCCGACCGTCGAGGTCTCCGCCCACTGCGACCTGCCCTGCGGCGTCTACGACCCCGCCCAGGCCCGGATCGAGGCCGAGTCCGTCAAGGCCGTCATCGCCAAGGCCCTCGACAGCGACGACCCCGACTTCCGCACCCGCGCCATCCTGATCAAGGAGCAGCGCTCCGAGCTCGTCAAGCACCACCTCTGGGTGCTGTGGACCGACTACTTCAAGCCCCCGCACTTCGAGGCCCACCCCCAGCTCCACACCCTGGTCAACGAGGCCACCAAGCTCGCCGGCGCCACCGGCACCAAGGGCACCCTCGACCTGGCCAAGGCCGACGAGCTCCTCGCCAAGATCGACGAGATCGCCGAGATCTTCTGGGCCACCAAGAAGGCCTGACCCGAACGGACTAGTCCCTTCGGGCCACGCCGCCCAGGCATCGCGAACCGCACGTCCATTTCGGGCGTGCGGTTCGGCTTTCCGGGTCCCGCGCAGGGGTGATGTGACCTAGCCTCCTCGGGAACCGGGCCAGCGGGTCCGGGCCACATCGGGACGTCGTCCGGGAGGGAACCAGGACGACGGCCCGATCCAACCGGAGGGAGACATCCCGCGATGTATCGCGCCCTTAGCAAGATCCTCGTCGGCATGGCCGTCGCGCTCGGCCTCACGCTCGCGGCGGCGCCCGTCGCCTCGGCCGCACCGGCCCCGGCCCAGGCCCCCGCCCAGCGGGTCCTGGCGAACGACTGCCCGACCCAGGGCCAGAACCTCACCAAGGCCTACAACAACTACCAGGCGGCCAACGCCTACGCCGCCGCCGCGGACGCCAAGGTCAAGAAGCTCAAGAAGAAGCTCAAGAAGGCCAAGAAGCACGACGCGCCGGCGAAGAAGATCAAGAAGCTCAAGAAGAAGGTCAAGAAGGCCAAGAAGGCGAAGAAGTCCGGCATCGCCGTCCGCGACGCGTACGTCAGCCAGTACAACGCCGCCTATGGCGCCTACTACTCCTGCAAGAACCCCGGCGTCACGCCTCCGCCCGCTCCCTCGACCCCGCAACTGCCGATCCAGGCGCTGTGCGACGCCGTCCCGCAGCTCCAGCCGCTGTGCAGCACCATCACCAGCCTGGTCGACCCGCTGACGACGACCTTCGACCAGATCTGCGCGCAGTTCCCGGCGCAGGCCAAGGGCCTGTGCGACGCGCTGAAGACCGGCCTCA
This region of Nocardioides sp. L-11A genomic DNA includes:
- a CDS encoding zinc-binding dehydrogenase gives rise to the protein MLAVYADSFASSADDPLTGLVIGERPDPVAPDGWTTVTVKAASLNHHDLWSLRGVGLKAEALPMILGCDAAGYDEDGNEVVVHAVISDPDWTGDETLDPRRSLLSERHQGTLAERVVVPRRNVVPKPASLSFEEAACLPTAWLTAYRMLFTQGGLTAGDTVLVQGSGGGVATALIALARAGGLRVLATSRDEAKRAKALELGAHEVFESGARLPVKVDAVMETVGRATWSHSIRALRPGGRIVISGTTSGPNLDDAELTRIFFLQLSVVGSTMGTRGELAALVNLLHSTGVRPVIDRVLPMTEARDGFAAMAAGDVFGKVVFRA
- a CDS encoding NADP-dependent malic enzyme codes for the protein MTVADVLSPHPRAGEPVFDLHLGGKMATVPTADVGTRDQLSLAYTPGVAEVCEAIAADPGLTRHYTWVPNTVAIVTDGTAVLGLGDIGPAAAMPVMEGKAVLFKQFGGVDGIPICLATTDVEEIIETVVRLAPSFGGINLEDISAPRCFEIEDRLKEALDIPVFHDDQHGTAVVTLAALVNALKLTGRTAESTRVVISGAGAAGVAIAKILLAAGIRDIAVTDRKGVVSSDRTDLTASKKALAELTADQCGRRGTLAEAFDGADVYIGVSGGTVPEEVVATMADDAIIFAMANPNPEVHPDVAHRHARVVATGRSDFPNQINNVLAFPGIFRGAFDVHASAITEGMKVAAADALAALVGDDLSEDLVIPSPFDPRVGPAVAAAVAEAARRDGVARI
- the sodX gene encoding nickel-type superoxide dismutase maturation protease translates to MADAVAGGRRPGRARRRLGFAVVRGDSMLPTLRPADRLLVVYGARVRPGRVVVARFADGTLVVKRAIERRGSGWWLRGDNPEVGVDSRHRGPVPDDAVLGVVRARVWPRPRTWGRFADVKG
- the sodN gene encoding superoxide dismutase, Ni; its protein translation is MFSRLTTRFVAPTVEVSAHCDLPCGVYDPAQARIEAESVKAVIAKALDSDDPDFRTRAILIKEQRSELVKHHLWVLWTDYFKPPHFEAHPQLHTLVNEATKLAGATGTKGTLDLAKADELLAKIDEIAEIFWATKKA